tcaggtgtataattctataataatacatcatctgtatattttatcgtgtgttcaccacccagagccaagtctccttccatcaccaattatctcccctttaccctcctctacctgcccccctcccccctttccctctggtaatcaccatattactgtctgtgtctatgaatttggagggttttttttttttttgctaaatccATCCATCTTTTTGACCCAGCTCCTCAACCCCCTTCCTACAGGATTTATAAataatcagatttgcattttagatgGACAGCTTTAGCTTCAATGTAGAGCGTGGAGAAGAAATTTGGAGGCTATTTTCATAATCTAAGTAAGAGATAACCATCTCCTTAACTAAATCTAGAGAGGGAATATTTACGGCCTGGCTCACAGGGAAAGCGTGACCAAAGGAATGTACGTTTTGTGGGAGTATTGGGCCAGAGATGATACACCTAGGGACCTTCAGGATGTTCGTGTCTCCGTGTCCCGTTTACTGTAGAAGAACACTGCGGCCTAGCATGGGTGTGGCCCAAATGCCCTGACTTCGCCTTAATAAACTTAGGAAATTGTCCACATCTTCCTGCCATCGTCGTTGTCAGCCCGCCTGTTTCAGTAGGGGCTTCACCtagaccggtgtggctcagtgcaggGTGTGCTACGGCGGGCGGTGGAAAACAAGCCTGGAAAGGTAGGGCTGGCAGGGGATgtgcccccttctcctctccatttagttttttaagaatAGTGCCAACCATAAGAGCATGATTAACGCAGGCAGTTGGAGTGTCTTCTCAATGGGTAAAGATGCCGCTCTTTCTGCGTGTCCCTAGAAATTAGTTACTGGGAAGCCTTTGTCAGCGAAGGATCGCATGACTTGATTGGTGAGTCCCAGAGGGAACACTCAGGACTTGGGATGGGCCTTTGAAGCTTTGATTTAAAGTAGAATTTCTTCAAGCAACAGCTTCTAAAAGCATTTCAGGCAGCCAGAACTTTCCAAATTAAACAATGAAAAGTGATGCTAGTATATATTTAAGGAATAACTTTCTGCACAAGTTTTCAGTAGTTAGGTACCTTCTCTTCCTTCGAAAGAAATAGTAACAAAAAGATACCTTTTCTCTACAAAGGGAACATCTAGGCAGTTTTCCCTGCTTTCCACTCTCCAGTCTTTGTTGTttgccactttttaaattttgtccagGATAAGAGACAGCtggtaaaatataagaaaatcccatttattGACTTTCTGTACAGATAACCTTGATTCCTTAGCTCCTTCACCCCACCCACTAAGGAATGGTTTTTCGGACAGAAGAATGGATCTATGTCATTTATTAGTTCTGAAGAGAATTTCTTGGAGTATTGTGCACATTGTATCTGTTTTTGACACTAAAAGAACTGAAGATAGGAAAATGTGATTAGTTTGAAAGGTGAATTCACAGAACTTTTTCTAAAGGCTGAAATATAAGTTGCAATTATGTAATAAAACATCACTCTTGAGAAGGTGCCGTGAGAGCAGGAGCTCACCCTTCTTCATTCCTTGATCACATAAAGCTTCTGcactttcaaaataaatgagtaaataaataaatacattgctATTACTGGATGCTGCCCTTGGGCGGTTTGCACTTGGGTGACATAAGGAGATCATAAAAATCACTGCTCCATCTGTCTTCTCCAATAGACTACACTACTTGGTGGCAGGGAGTGTGTCTCTCGCTCATTATATATATGAGGTGGGGACCTCAAAAATCTggaattatattctggagggtaggcctcttgtagtacaggcttcccccgctaggtgagtgttctaggaacccatctgtgtcagcgTACCAGctgcattgttgtgagaggctgcatgaATTATTTGAAGACTGTTTCAATGTGTTTGCcaatttcatgatgggtgatttacgagtgcacctgcccatactgtgctgtgttcagcagtttttcccccagaatggcatgacccctgtaccccaccctccctattcacctgatgtcgccccaagtgacttttttttgtttctctacatgaaaaaagtcctcaaagggaaatgttttgctgatgtggagaaggtgaaacaaaaaatggcagaagcactaaaaggcatcaaaatcgatgagttcaaaaaccgttttgagcagtggaaaaaatggcTTATtgggtatattgcatcaaatggagagtactttgaagctgactgaagtttaaatatgtaagaataaatacacaattttttataaataaattccaggttatTTTGGATCTCCCCTCATAATTGGTTCTtacatagtgcctggcacaaacaTGGTATTCAAAAATTACTTGACAattgacaataaataaatagagcACAGGAGACtgtgcccccccccaaaaccttACATATAAAGCTCCAGCTCTTACAATGAGCTAACATCACCAACCTCCCACATAGCTGTGGACTTTGGCCCTGAGAGATGCTCCAGCTAAAGCTGTTTCAACATTGTCACCTCGAGGCTGTGGTAGCCCTAAAATTCAACACCTGATACAGGGTACATCAGAAAGGCAGATGTAAACAAGCTACACCTGCAGTGGCTGTTTAGCTGTTATATACATGGTGGTCCCAAGTGGGATAGAAGGCCCAGATGCCAAAGCACAACTTAAAATAACACACCATTTGTGTGGGATGCTGTAAACCACAAGTCATCAACAGACTGTTACTAAGCTTCATCAGTAGCCCATGAGAATGCCTTTTGAATTCACAACATTGTGCAATCCAGCAAGCATGCCTCACCAGCACAGCTGACTTCCTAGAGAAAACAGGACGATGTGGTGTGGATGCGGGGGATGTGGGTGAGCAGAGTGGCCGGTAGGGCTGCTTATTCAGCTGGCTTTGCAGCCACACCTACACGCGTGGAGAGTCACACACCCTGGCACCTCAGAGGACATCAGGCTTTCTGAAAAAGACTCTGGCAAGGGTAGTATCACATATAAGTTACTGCGTGTCTTCTCCACTTCTACATAGAGTTTCTGTGTTGCTTAGTGGATGTGTGAAGAGCCTTATAGACGATGAGAGGACCTTTGTGAATTCACTGCTGAAGAGAggtcactaaaaaaaaaaattaggatgcTGGAGAAAGAAGTCATGAAAGGGTATTTGATAATTCTATAAGGTTTTTTGTGAAAATTGGATATAAGGAACCCACATGCTAGgttgattttataaaatgtgttgaAGTTCATGAAAATATTGCTCAGTCCATATTTGTACCATTATTATATTAAAGCACACTCAATAACACTGATAATAATAGCCATCTTACTGAGGCTTACAGATTTGAGGAACTTTGCACACATCTGCACATGATTCTGTAAGGAACATACTATCTATATCCTCATGTTATAAATTAGGAAGCTagggtcagagaggttaagaaatgtgACCAGAAACACACAGCCAGCAATTATTATGGGCTTTCACATGACcctcaaaataaaacaatgttttaatatttgtttttaattatttggaattttcAACATGCTATATTATAATAGTTTAAACTATTAGTTTACAAGCATAATTATATAGACACTCTGTCTCACTTTaatgttctacttttaattttatgatactgaaaagagcaagaaaatttTTTTGTCCAAGtagatttctaaaaataagataGACTAAAGGACATACTTGTATTTTAGAAATTGCTACAACTGTTTGTCACAATTTAGAATCCTGCAGGATGGCTTGCAGAGAGCATAAGATATCCCATCGGTGCAAAATCAgacttctgctttctgtttctagtCTCATGTTGCACCCAAACTTTGATTCTTTCATTGTAGAAAATGTTCATAAACATAAAAACCAAATTATTTACTAGTGTCTTTGTATCTGTCTCTTAATGTAGTGTTTTTCTCTGGTTTGCCCTTAGTCATAAATGTTTGTCATTTCTCAAGTAGTTGAAATGAACGAAGTCGTAAAACTACAATGCTTTCAATGGGCTAGCtaatactttatataaaataagccTACTTTATCAACCTCTCCTAAAGAAGACACACCTCTCCTAAAGGAGATAATAATAATTAGCAGGTGTGGAGAATTAATGCATCTTTCTGACAGTCACATTGCATTTAAACCCCAGCATtatatggaaggaaaaaaatgcatctacagttttgttttttgcctgttttggcagattttaaaaattctttgtttttctcttttgactGAATTTTGTCACTTCTTTTTTGAGAGTTCATATCTTTTGAGATCATGCCTGTCCTCTTCTAGATCTAGAATGGTATGTTATAGAATGGTAGAGTTGAAGAGGACAGTGAAGATGAGCTAGTCCACCCCTCCCATTCTAGGTTGAGGAAATGCCTTGCTTGGCATCTCTTCTCTTTAGGGGAGGTGAAGGTATCATCTAAATCAACATCACCTGCTTTGTTTGACTTCTAGTTGGACCAATCCTAGGGTGAGGAATAaaagaacacaaacaaaaataagtttatgACACCATCAATCTGGCTGTTGGATTGTTCTTTAACAAAATACTTTCAAGTAAGTTATAGACTTAAATGTTTGAACTATATTAACTTATCTTATTGAACAAagatggttgattttttttttttttttttaccaaacatCTGATTCTTCCTTTGGTTCCTGCTTAGATGAAATGAGCAAGTCAAGCTGTTAACAGCCCGTAAAGCACAATAGCCTATTATGGTGGTGAATTAGCGCCCTCTAGCACATTTCTGAGTCActgctactttaaaaaatcaagaagcaTAACTGTGAAACTAAAATGTTCTAAATATTGTGTTGGGTTCTTTATATTGTCtcattttaattctcacaaaaatcATATGACATCCTTTGAAACAGTTTTTGAAGGAGATAAAGCTAATATGCAATGTGGTTAGGGCTACTTCAGGTGTGAAAGGAGAGTTGTGGACAGGGAATGACTCACTTCATTGAGGAATGCAATGATGACTAAGAGGTCCTGGCTCTCTGGGAGCGCTCAGATTAGCAAGGTAAACAGGATTCTGAAAAGGAATGTTGCAATAGGCACGTTAAGAACTATTTTagcattattatttgtttaatggtGTGGAAGAAACTAAACCGAACCACTAATTCTGCCTGAAGGCTTTGAAGATGGCTTCAATGAAGAGATGACATAGAACAAGGTGTTAAAGGAGGAGAGTAGTTTTCCAGGTGAAGAACAGAGAAATGTCATTCAAGGCAGCAATAGAATTGAGGGGGACCATGATATGTAAGTTCAGGTACCGTTAAGGGGGGCAGTGTTGTTGGAAACTAGGGTACGTGGGATGGAGTGGGGCTGCAATGGATGGAACAAGACTAGGAAGGGTTTCTATGCCAACTTAGGGATACAGAACTTGTCCTCTTGGCAGTTGGGAGCATTGGGGGTTTTCAAGGGGAAAACAATACaattagatttctttcttttcctgccttatAAGTTGAGAAATATAACTGATAGTCAGAAAACTACTAAAACAAATATACTGTATAAAGCATGATTATAAAGCAAACACTTCCATAACCCTCACCCTGGTATAGAAATATAACATCGTGAATACCCCGCTCCTCCCTGCCCAAATCATAGTCCCATTCAAGCCACTGTCTTTGTATTCTTAATCACTGTTTGATTTTCCTTTATAGTTTTATTGCTTATGTGTATATCCtcagaaaataaagtttagaCTATTTCtcaacattttacaaataaagtcatACTGAATGTATTCTTTATGTTTGATTTCTATTACTCAACATTGTTTTTAAGACTCATCCTTGTTATTGCTTGTTGTTGtagcagtatttatttatttttattcctgtaTAGTATTCTCTTGTTTGAATATTTCACAGTTTATCTTCTCTGCTGTTGTTGAATATTTgttctttgatttaaaaacaaaatcagttcTTGCCTAATGCAAATCATATCACTATGAGCTTTCATACCTTGTATCCTGTTTGTCCGTGACTAACAGTTTGTACAACATATTCAGCTCCTTTTAAGGAGAATAATGGTCACCAACAATACTTTTTGAGCATTTGTATGAGCTAAGCACTATTCTAAAAATGTTACATGTATCAatacatttaatcttcacaacaacctaaTGAGGCAggtaatattattttcattttatacatgagagaattgaggcacagaaaagtcAATTcgctttcccaaggtcacacatccaGTCACTGGTGATGCCAAAAGGAGATTATTTGAGAAGTGTATGTGGAGAGGAACTTTAATgagtattaatattaataatgaggaggaggaagaggagcctgGGAGGAAGACTTAGATGAATAGTTACTGAGTTAGGAGGAGAGCCAGCGAGTGTCATTGACAGCCTAATTTAAATGAACTTAATAAGGGAAATACTGCAGGGGCCTGGCAGTACTGTAGGAAGTTAAATGCCAAAGTAGAGTCATAGATATTCAAGCTCTGAGACTTGTGTTAACCAAACCTATTCAGGCTTGGTTCATCGCttccaagaaagaaagagaaaactcttGAGGAAtccaataaaatatagaaaaataattgtttgcCTTTGGTTGCAGTTTAcagctaaagtaaaaaaaaaaaaaaatcccttccttAAGTAACTCAGTTACGTGTGAGTATGGGAAgatggtgggaaaatgggaaaGGTAGTGGGGAAGATGAGCATCCCATACCAGAGAACTCTGCTGAGTAAACAGGTTGAGCTGGgcaggaaggtgggaaggaggaagtcaTGGGAGAGTCCCTGCTCTGCCAAGGCCAGCAGCTCCCGCACCCCCAACTGTGGCCTGGAGACTCTGATGAAAGTGGGTGTCTAGGTGACCCTTCGGCTGTGCCTGAAACCTGCCCCATGGCCCATAGCTCCTCCCTGGTGTTGCCTTGTTTCTCTCTCGATAGACTTAACTACTGTTGGTCACAAGGTTGGCACTTGAAATGTCGTTGGTTAAACGGCACTCCTGTGCCAAGGAAAAGtctgctctttctttctgtttaaaattcCATAGGAAGAACTTTTATAAACATTCAAAAGTCTAAACATAATAATatgttccatattttaaaatacattacttAACCTAAACAATATATCTACAAATTATAACATGCAGAATGGTATTCTTTAAGAGTGtcacactttttaaattgttaagtTTGGCATCTAAAGTTGTGTCTTGCACATGGTAGATGTTTGTAGATGTCAATCTTAATCTGATTTTACTCTTGTAGGTGAGTCTTGGGGACTGGACGGACACTTCGCTAGAATCTAGCAGTTGTATTCCAAGCAGGGCCAGAATTCTCATGAGGGCTACAGAGGGTGATGCTTGCACTAACCCCCTTGAAGATGATTGCAAAGAACACTGTGAATGTGTATTTCCTTTCGAGAGTTGGTCTTGCTTTTCTGAGAAATTTTTTGTGCTTTCTGAAACCAGTGATAATGATAGTGCTGACAGACAAAGCagtacagttaaaaaaaaaacaaataaaaccaataaCCATTGGTTTTCCATTGGGCTTAACGTGAGAACCACTCATTTCTTAAAAGGTAAAGTAAATTGGTGTTGAATTATGAATTTTTGAAAGTGTAAAgttctttcaaatattatttagCCTAGCCTCAGAAAAAATCCTTGAATCCTCTATGCACCAttagtatttttttcctatttccactAAGAATTAAACATCTGAGCAATGTTTTCTCAGAACAGACATGGGTAAAAAAAGGATTTGTAATCTTCAACAGACCCAGAACTAGAACCACTCACTGCCCCAGAGATGACAGGGGTGGATGCCAGGGTATTAGACTCAACTGCAGGTGTTGGGAGAAAATTCAGGCTGGCAGGCAGGACTTTCCAGACTTTCATGGCTCTGGAAATGTGTAACAAGGAGAGAATGATCATCAGTATCTGTGGGACACATAATCGGGGAGCACAGTGGCAGCAACCCCACAATGTGGTGTTTGGAGACACAAGCTCACAGAATAATGGGTGAGGATGCAGCTCAGTCTGTAATGAGTTCCAGGGCAGGCGTTCCTGGCCTATAAAGACTTTAAACCTGACCTCAGCCAGCAGCTCTGCCCTCATGATGGGCCATCTTCCTTTTCCCATCACTATGGCTTTCTTTCCAACCACAGAATGCCAAGCTCCTTCACACCCTGGAGTCTTAGTCAATCAGATTTCTGCTCAAATGTCCTCTCCTCATAGAAGCTCTCTAGCACATGATTCTATTCTAATAATTTGCATAACCTTTGAGGATTTTCCCCTCACTTTCACTGAAAGCTGTTTATCTGTTTGCCGCCTTCTTGCTGTATCCAATAATCCCAGTCACATGAGGGtcaaggactcatggacaatggcttggtgactgcagggggggagggggtaagggggactaaatggtgatggaaaacaCACaataagattaaatcaaaaaataaaaaaaaacactgtttaaaaaaccccaaataatccCAAAGGTGCAATGTAAGGGGTAATCTCTTACATTGagtattcatttaattttattttattgattttagacatagagcaagggagagggggagagagagagagaaacatcaattggttgtctcccatatgtaCTCCGGCCGTGGCTCGAACCTGCAACGTAGGTATGCGTCCTCACCAGGGAttgagcctgcaaccttttggtatacaggacaacgctccaacaaactgagccacggGGCCAGGGTGAGTATTCATTTAATAGGCACACCCTATATGTAAAGGTGCTTTACATATGCTACTCTATTTACCTAGCTCAGCAATCCTGAAAAGTGAGCTGTATTATCCTGCTTATACAAACCGTAGTGCTGAGTCTCAGAGACGCTAACTTATTACGCACACACGCCGCACCTGACTTCAAAGGCCGTGTCCTTGCCAGTACACCTCACCTCTGTCTGGAGCCAGACCGTGTAGGCTCAGTTTCACAGAAGTGCCTACAGTTTGTGTCAGAGGACTGATGTTTGAAAAAACTAAAAGGGGAGGAAACAACATGTTAGTTAGATGTAGCTGCAGTTTGAAATGTTTTTGGTTTAAGCAGTATTTTTGAACAACCATGTACCCCTTCACCCCCACTGATCATCTTGTTAGTCACTGAGTAAGAATTTGACACTCCTCCAGGGACCAACAGGGTAAGGATATACCtgggggaaaagggaagaggTTAATATAATACTACATTCAGTCCAAGGTCCTTTATgacctgtgggaaatcaggcagAGGAGAGAACAGTTGGGGTaaatgaggctgggagtctgtccAGAGGGGGACAGGAAGGGGACAGATATGAGGAAGGTACTAGACTTGAGCAAGGCTTTGTTTTGAATTAGCCTGtgaaagagaaaccagaaatctGCCCTTGAATAGTGTTTCCCGTAAATGATGAAGGTTTTTTGGTAGCTGTTTGGTCTTACTAAATTAGGAACTAGGGTGGCTGCAATAGAGGAAAATCTGTCCTTTTTTTCCAGCAGTTTCGCCAAGTAAGAAGCATTGTTTGCATTGGGCAGCTGCATCCGGGCAGAAAAGGTAAGAAGAGTCTCCTGGTTCACTGTCAGCTGGGTGTAAACAAAGGTTACCATGGAACAGAGTCTATCTCCAGTCTGAGTCCATGAGTTGGGGAAGAAAGGTCACACGTGCAGCAGCATTCTGAAAAGTGATGGGTATTGGGTAGGGCAATGGTGTCCTTGATTAAATCGCTCTGTCAGCCAGAAAGGTCTGGTTTGGTTGAAAAAAGAAAACGAGAGTTCACAAAGCCAAAGaagcctttcttccctcttttgaAGTTGCTTCTTAGCACAGCCGAAGGCCCTAGACCCCAGCAGAAAAGCATCCGAGGAGCAGGGCAGCCAAGAGGTAGAAGCATCCGGGCCTGTCCACTGCGCCACTGGGTAAGGAGCCAATGGAGAAGCTCAAGACGGTACTGGACCTGAACCTCAAGCACTACACCGCCCTGGGTTACGGTCTGGTGACTGCGCTGACTGCGGGGCTGGAGCGCATCTTCTCCACAGTGGTGTTCCAGTGCCCCTGCAATGCCACCTGGAACCTGGCCTATGGCCTGGTGTTCCTGTTGGTACCCGCTCTGGCACTCTTCCTCCTGGGCTACGTGCTGAGTCCGCGCACGTGGCGCGTGGTGACCGGCTGCTGCGCACCGGGCGCCTGCACTTGCTGCAGTGGCGGGGGGCTGCGCGGGGTCCTGGTGTTGGCACAACTCAGCGGGACGGCTGCCGTCGCGCCCCTCACCTGGGTGGCCGTGGCGCTGCTCGGGGGCGACTTCTACGAGTGCTCGGCCAGCGGGACCCAGGTCTTGGCGCGGCACCTGTGCTCCGGCCGCGACCCCAACTGCACAGCCCAGCTGCCGCTGGTGCCCTGCGGGGATAAACAGGATAAGGACGTGCTGGACCTCCAGAAGGATCTCAAGGCACAGTCGCAGGTAGGCGCTGGCGCCAGGCGCTGCGGGGAGGAACGGAGCGGGAGGGCTTCTGCGAGCGGACCCAGTGACACAGATTTCGGGGCCCTTTGCCCAGACACGTAAGACAAACTGGAACGGCTTCTTGCTTCTAATGAGCCAACAGGCAAATGTTTAAATAAACGGGTGAAAAGGAGGAAAGGCGGTAAGTCCTTTACTTTCTACCTTAGTCTCCTGAGTCTTCAGAGCGAATCCACCGAGTCTAGGTCAGGTTGTTTGCCCAACCCAAACAAGCAGAATTGGTGCGATGCAATGGGTCTGCCTGGCTCCTAAGCCACCACCCCACACTGCTTCTTGGAGTGTAAAGCTTAGAGGGTCTTGAAAATGAATGCTTGCTTCTTTGGATTTGCCGCTATTCCAGTTGAGTCCTCGGGGCGTAACATACTGGCATCTCCCTGGGCTCTGTGACCTGGAACATGACTGACTTGCACAGCAAGCAGTTGTACCGAGGGTTTGCAGAGGTCACGGCCACTCCTTCCTCTAAGACAGTACGACTTAAAACTGTTGCTTGCTCATCATCATGACTGCAGAGTAGTTCCAACTCCACTGaggattttaaaatt
The Desmodus rotundus isolate HL8 chromosome 11, HLdesRot8A.1, whole genome shotgun sequence genome window above contains:
- the CALHM6 gene encoding calcium homeostasis modulator protein 6, coding for MEKLKTVLDLNLKHYTALGYGLVTALTAGLERIFSTVVFQCPCNATWNLAYGLVFLLVPALALFLLGYVLSPRTWRVVTGCCAPGACTCCSGGGLRGVLVLAQLSGTAAVAPLTWVAVALLGGDFYECSASGTQVLARHLCSGRDPNCTAQLPLVPCGDKQDKDVLDLQKDLKAQSQVAGWILIAAVIIGLVIFVSITRCRSPVSFLQLKFWRIYLEQEQKIFKSQATEHATELAEENVKCFFESSHPKKYKTPSMKDWQQISSLYTFNPEELCYSMVHKFVNREEGTDKTEHSERGAVVPVLHFVDSFALNTTLEL